In the Natrinema amylolyticum genome, one interval contains:
- a CDS encoding ArsR/SmtB family transcription factor, giving the protein MARATDRLQRYLEDELDDCRDDDVEQRLGELETLEAALGAERMSAELDVLSALGNETRYRLVRTLVAAREELCVCELHAVVDVTESGLSHALSRLVDAGLVDGRKDGRWKKYRATNRAVALVTVLEGSVAGDEIDE; this is encoded by the coding sequence ATGGCACGAGCGACGGATCGATTACAACGGTATCTCGAGGACGAACTCGATGACTGTCGAGACGACGACGTCGAGCAGCGCCTCGGGGAGCTCGAGACGCTCGAGGCGGCACTCGGCGCGGAACGGATGTCGGCTGAACTCGACGTGCTCTCGGCGCTGGGAAACGAGACGCGGTATCGGTTGGTTCGGACTCTCGTCGCGGCTCGGGAGGAACTCTGCGTTTGCGAGCTCCACGCGGTCGTCGACGTCACGGAGAGCGGACTCAGTCACGCGCTCTCGCGGCTCGTCGATGCGGGCCTGGTCGACGGCCGGAAGGACGGCCGCTGGAAGAAGTATCGAGCGACCAATCGGGCGGTGGCCCTCGTGACCGTCCTCGAGGGAAGCGTCGCGGGGGACGAGATCGATGAGTAA
- a CDS encoding SRPBCC family protein has translation MPTYQRTSVIDADLETVWDFYDGVEELEVLTPDWMGLQVPRVVGPDGRLDPDGYEVGTEIHLRSPLLELLPAGEWVVRITEHEPGEERASFVDEQVGGRGPFERWRHTHRFAALDGKTVLHDRVSYRLPGVGDLPLATPSLAATLWYRHRRTRTLLAE, from the coding sequence ATGCCGACGTATCAGCGGACGTCAGTGATCGATGCCGACCTCGAGACGGTCTGGGACTTTTACGACGGCGTCGAGGAACTGGAAGTCCTGACGCCCGACTGGATGGGACTACAGGTGCCTCGCGTGGTCGGCCCCGACGGCCGACTGGATCCGGACGGCTACGAGGTCGGAACCGAGATCCACCTCCGATCGCCGCTGCTCGAGCTGCTTCCGGCCGGCGAGTGGGTCGTCCGGATCACCGAACACGAGCCGGGCGAGGAGCGGGCGTCCTTCGTTGACGAACAGGTCGGTGGTCGAGGGCCCTTCGAGCGGTGGCGACACACGCACCGGTTCGCGGCGCTGGACGGGAAGACCGTACTCCACGACCGGGTGAGCTATCGGCTGCCGGGCGTCGGCGACCTTCCGCTGGCGACGCCGTCGCTCGCGGCCACACTGTGGTATCGCCACCGTCGAACCCGGACGCTGCTGGCCGAGTGA
- a CDS encoding uracil-DNA glycosylase, with protein MPASDSDTDADPDSAGTDDPAYPSTRNVLEPECARCPALADSRECISWGTGDLDADIVVVGEAPGRGNPDADPWRGGNWTGKAYTSRHSGRRIRRMVDDIGYGDDAYYTNAVKCFPASVEPRSSESASGETASQDPSSNREPTPEERANCRTHLLTELETIDPTVVLATGKHATKTVLAAEDRELDGFVDSVLEPVRCERLDVWLVPILHPSYQDVWIGRLGYEPEEYLTAIGETLDELCVGDS; from the coding sequence GTGCCAGCGTCCGACTCCGACACCGACGCCGACCCCGATTCGGCGGGCACCGACGATCCCGCCTATCCGAGCACCCGCAACGTCCTCGAGCCCGAGTGCGCCCGCTGCCCGGCCCTCGCCGACTCCCGCGAGTGTATCTCGTGGGGGACCGGCGACCTCGACGCGGACATCGTGGTCGTCGGCGAAGCGCCCGGTCGCGGCAACCCTGACGCCGACCCCTGGCGGGGCGGCAACTGGACCGGCAAGGCCTACACCTCGCGCCACTCCGGCCGGCGCATCCGCCGGATGGTCGACGATATCGGCTACGGTGACGACGCCTACTACACGAATGCGGTGAAGTGTTTTCCTGCGAGCGTGGAGCCACGCTCCTCGGAGTCGGCGAGCGGTGAAACCGCGAGCCAGGATCCGTCAAGCAATCGCGAACCCACTCCCGAGGAGCGCGCGAACTGCCGGACCCACCTGCTGACCGAACTCGAGACGATCGATCCGACGGTCGTCCTCGCGACGGGCAAGCACGCGACGAAGACCGTCCTGGCCGCGGAGGACCGAGAGCTCGACGGGTTCGTCGACAGCGTGCTCGAACCGGTGCGGTGTGAACGGCTCGACGTGTGGCTCGTGCCGATTCTGCATCCGTCGTATCAGGACGTCTGGATCGGCCGGCTGGGCTACGAGCCCGAGGAGTACCTCACGGCGATCGGCGAGACGCTCGACGAACTGTGCGTCGGCGACTCATAG
- a CDS encoding CARDB domain-containing protein, with the protein MRSRVVVFALVVLLVGSLPAGVGAVEPARTADPPTVAGSGVSPGAGESFASVGTSAGSTATTSDSDVLHRTTVLRHRPDDPDAFGVTMTFRIPDSVTELEVELERGATVEGISGFERTGERTFQWTEDADEATIRYAMPADRRGDQRRGTDGSGDGYTFVDTGDWGVVPVPDVSLFYRRSAPVGIEETVRVDGPGAAGDDIAVFGGVTEHERAVDGGTVRLVVPDAATLEESPDAVLAALADARDDLAVGARSGEVFVVAVPNEIDWGSKRGIQYGESDAWVVDDAALDERNPVWLHEYVHVRQDFAGETDTDPAMEWVSEGQADYYAGLLALESGATDFADFRSLLERGEHEPYADGTLVDRSTWDDPETHYAKGALVYGEIDRRLRLATDGDRTLEDVFRTLNAREEPVTEAEFLNALEEEGGPAVRAVAERYTQTAASPEMWSRSEHEAAFEQSVAAFEYGLGSEPIEVADREWPRWTASETDGTDENRDVIAVPVDESVTIPSTVANVGEREGTYDATLQVDGRVVDHRRGTLAPGEDANNALSWTPSQPGEYDVRVGSERLTAVVRSSPSVTVTDLRVSPDGIGPGESVNATATVEAAGDRPAAAVLAFRTVDGVVAERPVALRPDETTTADATLWFDEAGRYEIAVGDRTTMVDVGGGGGPAATVEEMSGFGISAAAVALVMALLGSLVARRRSY; encoded by the coding sequence GTGAGATCTCGGGTCGTCGTCTTCGCGCTCGTCGTTTTGCTCGTCGGAAGCCTGCCGGCCGGCGTCGGTGCCGTCGAACCGGCACGAACGGCCGATCCGCCGACAGTGGCCGGTTCCGGCGTCAGTCCCGGTGCCGGCGAGTCGTTCGCCTCGGTGGGGACGAGCGCCGGATCGACGGCGACGACCAGCGATTCCGACGTGCTCCACCGGACGACCGTCCTCCGGCACCGACCGGACGACCCCGACGCCTTCGGGGTGACGATGACGTTCCGAATCCCCGACTCCGTGACGGAACTCGAGGTCGAACTCGAGCGGGGCGCGACCGTCGAGGGAATTTCGGGGTTCGAGCGGACGGGCGAGCGGACGTTCCAGTGGACCGAGGACGCCGACGAGGCGACGATTCGGTACGCGATGCCGGCCGATCGGCGGGGGGACCAACGGCGGGGGACCGACGGCTCGGGAGACGGGTACACGTTCGTCGATACCGGTGACTGGGGCGTCGTGCCGGTCCCCGACGTCTCGCTGTTCTACCGGCGGAGCGCGCCCGTCGGCATCGAGGAGACGGTCCGCGTCGACGGGCCGGGCGCGGCGGGCGACGATATCGCCGTCTTCGGCGGCGTGACGGAGCACGAGCGAGCCGTCGACGGCGGGACGGTCAGGCTGGTCGTCCCCGACGCCGCGACCCTCGAGGAGTCCCCGGACGCGGTACTGGCCGCCCTCGCGGACGCTCGCGACGATCTCGCTGTCGGCGCGCGGAGCGGCGAGGTGTTCGTGGTCGCGGTGCCAAACGAGATCGACTGGGGGTCGAAGCGCGGGATCCAGTACGGCGAGTCGGACGCGTGGGTCGTCGACGACGCCGCGCTCGACGAGCGGAACCCGGTCTGGCTGCACGAGTACGTCCACGTCCGGCAGGATTTCGCCGGCGAGACCGACACCGACCCCGCGATGGAGTGGGTCTCCGAGGGCCAGGCCGACTACTACGCCGGCCTGCTCGCCCTCGAGAGCGGTGCGACTGACTTCGCCGACTTCCGGTCGCTCCTCGAGCGCGGCGAGCACGAGCCGTACGCCGACGGCACCCTCGTCGACCGGTCGACCTGGGACGATCCGGAGACCCACTACGCGAAGGGGGCGCTGGTCTACGGCGAGATCGACCGCCGACTCCGGCTCGCGACGGACGGCGACCGGACGCTCGAGGACGTGTTCCGGACGCTGAACGCCCGGGAGGAGCCCGTGACCGAGGCGGAGTTCCTGAACGCGCTCGAGGAGGAAGGCGGACCGGCGGTCCGTGCGGTCGCGGAGCGGTATACGCAGACGGCAGCGTCGCCCGAGATGTGGAGTCGGAGCGAGCACGAGGCCGCCTTCGAGCAGTCGGTCGCGGCCTTCGAGTACGGACTGGGGTCCGAGCCGATCGAAGTCGCGGATCGGGAGTGGCCGCGTTGGACGGCGTCGGAGACCGACGGTACCGACGAGAACCGCGACGTGATCGCGGTGCCGGTCGACGAGTCGGTGACGATTCCGAGTACGGTCGCGAACGTCGGTGAGCGCGAGGGGACCTACGACGCGACCCTGCAGGTCGACGGCCGAGTCGTCGATCACCGCCGGGGGACGCTCGCGCCCGGGGAGGACGCGAACAACGCCCTCTCGTGGACGCCGTCACAGCCCGGCGAGTACGACGTTCGCGTCGGCTCGGAACGGCTGACCGCGGTCGTCCGTTCGTCACCGAGCGTGACCGTGACGGACCTGCGGGTCTCGCCCGACGGCATCGGGCCCGGCGAGTCGGTGAACGCGACCGCGACGGTCGAGGCCGCCGGCGACCGACCGGCCGCGGCCGTCCTCGCGTTCCGGACGGTCGACGGTGTCGTCGCCGAACGACCGGTAGCGCTCCGACCCGACGAGACGACGACGGCCGACGCCACGCTCTGGTTCGACGAGGCCGGACGATACGAAATCGCCGTCGGCGATCGGACGACGATGGTCGATGTCGGCGGTGGCGGCGGTCCGGCCGCGACGGTCGAGGAAATGTCCGGATTCGGGATCTCGGCGGCAGCGGTGGCTCTCGTGATGGCGCTTCTCGGATCACTGGTGGCCCGTCGTCGCAGCTACTGA
- the ileS gene encoding isoleucine--tRNA ligase → MSRFGEVDDQYDPHELEQRVFEYWDDVDAYEQTVEHRSDGESYFFVDGPPYTSGSAHMGTTWNKSLKDVYLRFLRMQGYDVTDRPGYDMHGLPIETRVEERLGFENKQDIEEFGEENFIQECKDYANEQLEGLQQDFQDFGVWMDWDDPYRTVEPEYMEAAWWGFSKAADRGLVEKGHRSISQCPRCETAIANNEVEYEDVEDPSIYVKFDLEERETDGEEASDGANGDEGPVSSEGKLVIWTTTPWTVPANTFVAVDEEGDYVGVRAEKDGEEELLYVADAKHEEVLREGRYDDYEVVEELSGEDLLGWSYEHPLAEEVPDHVDAEGAFEVYAADYVDTDGDGTGLVHSAPGHGEVDFERGRELGFPIFCPVGGDGVYTEEAGKYEGQFVKDADDEIMADLDENGALLASGTVNHSYGHCWRCDTGILQIVTDQWFITITDVKDELLENIEDSQWHPEWARDNRFRDFVEEAPDWNVSRQRYWGIPLPIWTADDRDDDQDRIVVSDREELAERVDQDVDPDAVDLHKDTVDDLTITEDGTTYTRVPDVFDVWLDSSVASWGTLDYPADDSRFDELWPADFILEAHDQTRGWFWSQLGMGTAALGESPYQEVLMHGHALMPDGRAMSKSKDILIDPHEAIDRHGRDVMRMFLLSNNPQGEDMRFDWDGMQTMENHLRTLWNVFRFPLPYMRLDEFDPQETTLEDVDDDLELIDEWILARLQSTKAEMTEHFEDFRQDKAIDALIEFIVEDVSRFYVQAVRERMWAEEDSGSKTAAYATIYRVLRESVALLAPYAPFISEEIYGTLTGDDGFDTVHMEDWPAVDEFWEDEQLEVDVALLRAIEEAGANARQQAGRKLRWPVPRVVVAADDQRVVDAVSRHTELLEDRLNAREIELVSPDERWGELQYSAEADMSELGPAFGDRAGQVMNALNEARIDEPSLEAIEEAVSDALEDGEEITDEMVSFVTQTPDSVAGTAFSTDGDDRGVAYVDASLTDDIESEGYAREVIRRVQEMRKDLELDVEERIALEFAIDDDRIADLVADYEDLISEEVRADERRPVEDGHRKEWEVEGVTIEIAIEPLAAAEASD, encoded by the coding sequence ATGAGCAGGTTCGGCGAGGTCGACGACCAGTACGACCCACACGAACTCGAGCAGCGGGTCTTCGAGTACTGGGACGACGTCGACGCCTACGAGCAGACGGTCGAGCACCGATCGGACGGCGAGTCCTATTTCTTCGTCGACGGCCCGCCGTACACGTCGGGATCGGCGCACATGGGAACCACCTGGAACAAGTCGCTGAAGGACGTCTACCTCCGCTTCCTGCGGATGCAGGGGTACGACGTCACCGACCGGCCGGGCTACGACATGCACGGGCTCCCCATCGAGACCCGCGTCGAGGAGCGACTGGGCTTCGAGAACAAGCAGGACATCGAGGAGTTCGGCGAGGAGAACTTCATTCAGGAGTGTAAGGACTACGCCAACGAGCAACTCGAGGGGCTCCAGCAGGACTTTCAGGACTTCGGCGTCTGGATGGACTGGGACGACCCCTACCGGACGGTCGAACCGGAGTACATGGAGGCCGCCTGGTGGGGCTTCTCGAAGGCCGCCGACCGCGGCTTAGTCGAGAAGGGCCACCGCTCCATTTCGCAGTGTCCGCGCTGTGAGACCGCGATCGCGAACAACGAGGTCGAGTACGAGGACGTCGAGGACCCCTCCATTTACGTCAAATTCGACCTCGAGGAGCGCGAGACCGACGGCGAGGAGGCCTCGGACGGAGCGAACGGGGACGAAGGACCCGTGAGCAGCGAGGGCAAACTCGTCATCTGGACGACCACGCCGTGGACGGTCCCGGCGAACACCTTCGTCGCCGTCGACGAAGAGGGCGACTACGTCGGCGTTCGGGCCGAGAAGGACGGCGAGGAGGAACTACTGTACGTCGCCGACGCGAAACACGAGGAGGTCCTCCGGGAAGGCCGCTACGACGACTACGAGGTCGTCGAGGAACTGTCCGGCGAGGACCTGCTCGGCTGGTCCTACGAGCACCCGCTCGCTGAGGAGGTGCCCGACCACGTCGACGCCGAGGGGGCGTTCGAGGTCTACGCCGCCGACTACGTCGATACCGACGGCGACGGCACCGGGCTCGTCCACTCCGCGCCCGGCCACGGTGAGGTGGACTTCGAGCGCGGCCGCGAACTCGGCTTCCCGATCTTCTGTCCCGTCGGCGGCGACGGCGTTTACACCGAGGAGGCCGGCAAGTACGAGGGTCAGTTCGTCAAGGACGCTGACGACGAAATCATGGCCGATTTGGACGAGAACGGCGCGCTCCTCGCGTCCGGTACCGTCAATCACAGTTACGGCCACTGTTGGCGCTGTGATACCGGTATCCTCCAGATCGTCACCGACCAGTGGTTCATCACGATCACCGACGTCAAGGACGAACTCCTCGAGAACATCGAGGACAGCCAGTGGCACCCCGAGTGGGCCCGCGACAACCGCTTCCGGGACTTCGTCGAGGAGGCGCCCGACTGGAACGTCTCCCGCCAGCGCTACTGGGGCATCCCGCTCCCGATCTGGACCGCGGACGACCGGGACGACGATCAGGATCGGATCGTCGTCAGCGACCGTGAGGAACTCGCCGAGCGCGTCGATCAGGACGTCGATCCCGACGCGGTCGACCTCCACAAAGATACAGTAGACGACTTAACAATCACCGAAGACGGGACCACCTATACGCGCGTCCCCGATGTCTTCGACGTCTGGCTCGACTCCTCGGTCGCGTCGTGGGGCACCCTCGACTACCCTGCGGACGACAGCCGGTTCGACGAGCTCTGGCCCGCCGACTTCATCCTCGAGGCCCACGACCAGACGCGGGGCTGGTTCTGGTCCCAGCTCGGGATGGGCACCGCCGCGCTCGGCGAGAGCCCGTATCAGGAGGTCCTGATGCACGGCCACGCGCTCATGCCCGACGGCCGCGCGATGAGCAAGTCCAAGGACATCCTGATCGACCCCCACGAGGCGATCGACCGCCACGGCCGGGACGTCATGCGCATGTTCCTCCTCTCGAACAACCCGCAGGGCGAGGACATGCGCTTCGACTGGGACGGAATGCAGACGATGGAGAACCACCTCCGGACGCTGTGGAACGTCTTCCGGTTCCCGCTGCCGTACATGCGATTGGACGAGTTCGATCCACAGGAGACGACGCTCGAGGACGTGGACGACGACCTCGAACTCATCGACGAGTGGATCCTCGCCCGACTGCAGTCCACGAAGGCCGAGATGACCGAGCACTTCGAGGACTTCCGGCAGGACAAGGCGATCGACGCGCTCATCGAGTTCATCGTGGAGGACGTCTCGCGGTTCTACGTGCAGGCGGTCCGCGAGCGCATGTGGGCCGAGGAGGACAGCGGCTCGAAGACGGCCGCCTACGCGACGATCTATCGGGTCCTCCGAGAGAGCGTCGCCCTGCTCGCGCCCTACGCGCCGTTCATCAGCGAGGAGATTTACGGCACGCTCACCGGTGACGACGGGTTCGACACCGTCCACATGGAGGACTGGCCCGCCGTCGACGAGTTCTGGGAGGACGAACAGCTCGAGGTCGACGTCGCCCTCCTCCGCGCGATCGAGGAGGCCGGCGCGAACGCCCGCCAGCAGGCCGGCCGCAAGCTCCGCTGGCCCGTTCCGCGCGTCGTCGTCGCCGCCGACGATCAGCGGGTCGTCGACGCCGTTTCGCGCCACACCGAACTGCTCGAGGACCGGCTCAACGCCCGCGAGATCGAACTCGTCTCGCCCGACGAGCGCTGGGGCGAACTCCAGTACAGCGCCGAGGCCGACATGAGCGAACTCGGGCCGGCCTTCGGCGACCGCGCCGGACAGGTCATGAACGCGCTCAACGAGGCTCGCATCGACGAGCCGAGCCTCGAGGCGATCGAGGAGGCCGTCTCGGACGCCCTCGAGGACGGCGAGGAGATCACCGACGAGATGGTCTCCTTCGTGACGCAGACGCCCGACAGCGTCGCCGGCACCGCGTTTAGCACCGACGGCGACGACCGCGGCGTGGCCTACGTCGACGCCTCGCTGACCGACGACATCGAGAGCGAGGGCTACGCTCGCGAGGTCATCCGCCGCGTCCAGGAGATGCGCAAGGATCTCGAGCTCGACGTCGAAGAGCGGATCGCGCTCGAGTTCGCGATCGACGACGACCGCATCGCTGACCTCGTCGCGGACTACGAGGACCTGATCAGCGAGGAGGTTCGCGCCGACGAGCGCCGCCCGGTCGAGGACGGCCACCGCAAGGAGTGGGAGGTCGAGGGCGTGACGATCGAGATCGCGATCGAGCCGCTGGCGGCCGCGGAAGCGTCGGACTAA
- a CDS encoding A24 family peptidase, translating to MTLAGAVATGPDLLRLVAVPVFAWTAYRDIETRRVSSTVWIPLALLGTALLIWDGWLARSAGGTAWTYEFLIPTAISLGLVVPIAYLFWWFGGFGGADAKALLVLAVLFPTFPEYALGSWTLPLESPTTIGAFSFTILTNAVLVGVVLPLVLAVRNAAAGRIAPVMFVGWPVSWDRIPETHGRLLETPAGLSRGGLDLDALRMYLRWRGLSLTELRERPDRYRDPATLPAAPNPPTDGAVTADATVRGDGGALESDTDAGLEWGSETAAANDDPWGAEAFLDDIDGSAYGTTPEALRDGLEVLATEETVWISPGTPFLVPIFAGLLIALVYGDLLLGTVF from the coding sequence GTGACGCTCGCTGGTGCCGTCGCGACGGGTCCGGACCTCCTCCGACTCGTCGCCGTCCCCGTCTTCGCCTGGACCGCCTACCGCGACATCGAGACCAGGCGGGTCTCGAGCACCGTCTGGATCCCCCTCGCCCTGCTGGGGACCGCGCTGCTGATCTGGGACGGCTGGCTCGCCCGGAGCGCCGGCGGAACCGCCTGGACCTACGAGTTCCTGATTCCGACGGCGATCAGTCTGGGACTGGTCGTCCCCATCGCCTACCTCTTCTGGTGGTTCGGCGGCTTCGGCGGGGCCGACGCGAAAGCGCTGCTCGTCCTCGCCGTGCTCTTCCCGACGTTTCCCGAGTACGCGCTCGGCTCGTGGACGCTCCCGCTCGAGTCGCCGACGACGATCGGCGCGTTCTCGTTTACGATCCTGACGAACGCCGTCCTCGTGGGCGTCGTGCTCCCGCTCGTCCTCGCCGTTCGAAACGCCGCCGCGGGCCGGATCGCGCCGGTCATGTTCGTCGGCTGGCCCGTTTCTTGGGATCGGATTCCGGAGACCCACGGTCGCCTGCTCGAGACGCCGGCGGGCCTCTCGCGGGGCGGACTCGACCTCGACGCGCTACGGATGTACCTCCGCTGGCGGGGGCTCTCGCTGACCGAGTTACGCGAGCGACCCGACCGGTATCGGGATCCGGCGACGCTGCCCGCCGCGCCGAACCCGCCGACCGACGGCGCGGTGACCGCGGACGCGACCGTTCGCGGGGACGGCGGCGCGCTCGAGTCGGACACCGACGCGGGACTCGAGTGGGGTTCCGAAACCGCCGCGGCGAACGACGATCCCTGGGGCGCTGAGGCGTTCCTGGACGACATCGACGGCTCGGCCTACGGCACGACGCCCGAGGCGCTTCGCGACGGGCTCGAGGTGCTCGCGACCGAAGAGACGGTCTGGATCTCGCCGGGCACGCCGTTTCTCGTGCCGATCTTCGCCGGACTCCTGATCGCGCTGGTGTACGGCGATCTGTTGCTCGGAACGGTGTTCTGA
- a CDS encoding HPP family protein: protein MREGAAFSTLYVGVLLAVPGLLAWVTGQAFIFPSLGPTAFLLATVREGEVTAPRRVIGGHAIGVAAGLVAYHAIAPDIGVSVTTTAPVLATAQLRFVASGVVAVVLTSGGMLATETVHPPACATTLIVSLGLLSSLVDGALIVFAVVVLIAAHKLVLYGPSFDDYVPRGQ, encoded by the coding sequence ATGAGAGAGGGCGCGGCGTTTTCGACCCTGTACGTCGGCGTTCTGCTCGCGGTTCCGGGACTGCTGGCCTGGGTGACCGGACAGGCGTTTATTTTCCCGAGTCTGGGACCGACCGCCTTCCTGTTAGCGACGGTTCGAGAGGGGGAGGTGACCGCACCGCGACGAGTGATCGGTGGCCACGCCATCGGCGTCGCGGCGGGGCTGGTGGCCTATCACGCCATCGCACCCGATATCGGCGTGAGCGTGACCACGACCGCGCCGGTACTCGCGACCGCACAGCTCCGATTCGTCGCCAGCGGCGTGGTCGCCGTCGTCCTCACGTCGGGCGGGATGCTCGCGACCGAAACGGTCCACCCGCCCGCCTGCGCGACGACGCTGATCGTCTCCCTCGGACTCCTCTCGTCGCTCGTAGACGGCGCGCTCATCGTGTTCGCCGTCGTCGTCCTCATCGCCGCGCACAAACTCGTCCTGTACGGCCCGTCGTTCGATGACTACGTTCCGCGCGGACAGTGA
- the arsB gene encoding ACR3 family arsenite efflux transporter, which translates to MSNATRDHGPNCGCEGCGDPRSMDFLDKYLTVWIFAAMAAGVGLGYVAPSVTDPIRDLHFVEIGLVAMMYPPLAKADYSRLPTVFRNWRVLGLSLVQNWLIGPTLMFGLAVFFFSGLVPGLPARPEYFLGLVFIGMARCIAMVLVWNELAEGSTEYVTGLVAFNSLFQIVTYGVYVWFFGLVLPPLLGMETLAGEITTFNVSPEQVFFAIAVFLGIPFAGGILTRYVGTRTNGEEWYDEEFVPKIDPLTLVALLFTIVVMFATQGENIIAAPGDVLLIAVPLTIYFVVMFLVSFGMGRGIGADYSTTTAIGFTAASNNFELAIAVAVAVFGVGSSVAFATVVGPLIEVPVLLALVHVALYFQRRFDWDGFRTGSLDATSTEPPTDD; encoded by the coding sequence ATGAGTAACGCCACCCGCGACCACGGGCCGAACTGCGGCTGTGAGGGCTGTGGCGATCCGCGGTCGATGGACTTCCTGGACAAGTATCTCACCGTGTGGATCTTCGCGGCGATGGCGGCCGGCGTCGGGCTCGGTTACGTCGCGCCGTCGGTGACGGACCCGATTCGCGACCTCCACTTCGTGGAGATCGGACTCGTGGCGATGATGTACCCGCCGCTGGCGAAGGCGGACTACTCGCGGCTGCCGACCGTCTTTCGCAACTGGCGGGTGCTCGGGCTGAGCCTCGTCCAGAACTGGCTCATCGGACCGACGCTGATGTTCGGGCTGGCGGTGTTCTTCTTCAGCGGGCTCGTGCCCGGCCTGCCGGCCCGTCCCGAGTACTTCCTCGGACTCGTCTTCATCGGGATGGCCCGGTGTATCGCGATGGTGCTCGTCTGGAACGAACTCGCGGAGGGTTCGACCGAGTACGTGACCGGGTTGGTTGCGTTCAACAGCCTCTTTCAGATCGTCACCTACGGCGTGTACGTCTGGTTCTTCGGGCTCGTCCTCCCGCCGCTCCTGGGGATGGAAACGCTCGCTGGCGAAATTACGACGTTCAACGTCTCGCCCGAGCAGGTGTTCTTCGCCATCGCGGTCTTTCTCGGTATCCCCTTCGCGGGCGGGATTCTCACCCGCTACGTCGGCACCCGAACCAATGGCGAGGAGTGGTACGACGAGGAGTTCGTCCCGAAAATCGATCCCCTGACGCTGGTCGCCCTGCTGTTTACGATCGTCGTGATGTTCGCCACGCAGGGTGAGAACATCATCGCCGCGCCGGGCGACGTCCTCCTGATCGCCGTCCCGCTGACGATCTACTTCGTCGTCATGTTCCTCGTGAGCTTCGGCATGGGGCGGGGCATCGGTGCCGACTACTCGACGACGACCGCGATCGGCTTCACCGCGGCCTCGAACAACTTCGAACTGGCCATCGCCGTCGCCGTCGCGGTGTTCGGCGTCGGCTCGAGCGTCGCCTTCGCGACCGTCGTCGGCCCGCTCATCGAGGTGCCCGTCCTGCTCGCGCTGGTCCACGTCGCGCTCTACTTCCAGCGGAGATTCGACTGGGACGGCTTCCGGACGGGCAGCCTCGACGCGACTTCGACCGAACCGCCGACTGACGACTGA
- a CDS encoding low molecular weight phosphatase family protein → MSHTTDSDDPIRIAFVCVQNAGRSQMSTAFAERERDRRGLADRVEILTGGTDPADAVHEEVLEVMNEVGVDLSDRTPREISLDELRSCDTVATMGCSTLDVGDAGDDVEIRDWALEDPDGRDLEAVREIRDEIEDRVVALFDEFSDAP, encoded by the coding sequence ATGTCTCACACCACCGATTCCGACGACCCGATTCGTATCGCCTTCGTGTGCGTTCAGAACGCCGGGCGTTCCCAGATGTCCACCGCCTTCGCCGAACGCGAGCGCGACCGCCGCGGCCTCGCGGACCGCGTCGAAATCCTGACCGGTGGCACGGATCCGGCCGACGCAGTCCACGAGGAAGTGCTCGAGGTAATGAACGAAGTCGGCGTCGATCTCTCCGACCGCACGCCGCGAGAGATCTCGCTCGACGAACTCCGCTCGTGCGACACCGTCGCGACGATGGGCTGTTCGACGCTCGACGTCGGCGACGCGGGGGACGACGTCGAGATTCGCGATTGGGCGCTCGAGGATCCGGACGGTCGCGATCTCGAGGCGGTCCGCGAGATCCGCGACGAGATCGAGGACCGAGTCGTCGCGCTATTCGACGAGTTCAGCGATGCGCCTTAG
- a CDS encoding HIT family protein: MSTIFSQIVEGEIPARIVYEDETTVAFLDANPLAPGHTLVIPKDEYERLNDVPEDVAADLYDTIHRMVPAVEESVDADATTVAFNNGEAAGQEVPHVHCHIVPRFEGDGGGPIHAVAGDRPDLADDELDDIAADIESRV; the protein is encoded by the coding sequence ATGAGTACGATCTTCAGCCAGATCGTCGAGGGGGAGATCCCCGCGCGAATCGTGTACGAAGACGAGACGACGGTCGCGTTCCTCGACGCCAATCCGCTGGCTCCGGGCCACACATTAGTCATCCCGAAAGACGAGTACGAGCGGCTGAACGACGTTCCCGAGGACGTCGCCGCGGACCTCTACGACACGATCCACCGCATGGTCCCCGCCGTCGAGGAGAGCGTCGACGCCGACGCGACCACCGTCGCGTTCAACAACGGCGAAGCGGCGGGCCAGGAGGTCCCCCACGTCCACTGCCACATCGTCCCGCGCTTCGAGGGCGACGGCGGCGGCCCCATCCACGCCGTCGCGGGCGATCGGCCCGACCTCGCGGACGACGAACTCGACGACATCGCCGCCGACATCGAGTCTCGAGTCTGA